In Alphaproteobacteria bacterium, one genomic interval encodes:
- a CDS encoding aldo/keto reductase — MTVPSVEIVPGYRISQLIKGGWQTIGRGADAIDDLLAFVRAGVTTFETADSYAGGEVLMAALRGAAHQRLAPEVAEAVKIHTRFTAPLSGAAPTEGDVRADVERSLKTLGVERIDLVQIQWWNPQIPGLIDAAMVLTDLQREGKIELLGTCNLGVTDLRGLIDAGMPVATSQVLYAPIDRRAENAMADFCRTNGIALLTFAPLAGGFISDRWRGADDPASTGARYSKEYRALIEVGGGWARYQTLLGAFASIARQLDRPLATVALRWVLQFGPGQAILFGASSADRLTDLLSVFDFTLDEAARAEIDATDFVRSTLDIGEIERAPDSDMMRAIRGDIS; from the coding sequence GTGACAGTCCCGTCGGTCGAGATCGTTCCTGGATACCGGATCAGCCAACTTATCAAAGGCGGCTGGCAAACGATCGGGCGCGGCGCAGACGCCATCGACGACCTTCTCGCGTTCGTGCGCGCCGGTGTGACCACCTTCGAAACCGCCGACAGCTATGCCGGCGGCGAGGTACTTATGGCCGCGTTGCGGGGGGCAGCCCACCAACGGCTTGCGCCCGAGGTCGCCGAGGCCGTCAAGATTCACACCCGTTTCACGGCGCCCCTAAGCGGGGCCGCACCGACCGAAGGGGATGTGCGCGCCGATGTGGAACGATCGCTCAAAACCCTCGGCGTCGAGCGCATCGATCTCGTGCAGATCCAATGGTGGAACCCGCAGATTCCTGGGCTGATCGATGCGGCCATGGTCCTTACCGATTTGCAACGTGAGGGAAAAATCGAACTCCTTGGCACCTGTAATCTCGGGGTCACCGATTTGCGTGGGCTCATAGACGCCGGTATGCCAGTCGCGACCAGCCAAGTGCTGTACGCGCCGATCGATCGGCGCGCCGAAAACGCGATGGCCGACTTTTGCCGGACCAACGGCATCGCGTTGCTGACCTTCGCCCCGCTCGCGGGCGGTTTCATCAGCGACAGGTGGCGCGGGGCCGACGATCCGGCGTCGACCGGGGCGCGCTACAGCAAGGAATACCGCGCGCTCATTGAGGTCGGTGGCGGTTGGGCCCGGTACCAGACCCTTCTCGGGGCGTTCGCCAGCATCGCCCGGCAACTGGACCGGCCACTGGCAACGGTCGCGCTGCGATGGGTTCTCCAGTTCGGACCGGGCCAAGCCATCCTGTTCGGTGCATCGAGCGCGGATCGGTTGACGGACCTGCTGTCAGTCTTCGACTTTACGCTCGATGAAGCTGCACGGGCGGAAATCGACGCAACCGACTTCGTGCGCTCAACCCTAGACATAGGCGAAATCGAACGGGCCCCTGACTCCGACATGATGCGCGCAATCCGGGGGGATATCTCCTAG
- a CDS encoding TIGR04076 family protein, which yields MSDDDSFTLHDLKVEWIAGDRPCWCGAKEGDHFLLSGEHIEIPPGVKWSIYTMSILLPLLPAKQRMTDPNDWMTTDTDIACLDPNCGSRFRISRIGTRTFRHSETTAVKRDKDKT from the coding sequence ATGAGCGACGACGATAGCTTCACCCTGCACGACCTCAAGGTCGAATGGATCGCCGGCGACCGGCCATGTTGGTGCGGCGCCAAGGAAGGCGATCATTTCTTGTTGAGCGGCGAACACATTGAGATACCGCCGGGCGTCAAGTGGTCGATCTATACGATGTCGATCTTGTTACCGTTGTTGCCGGCCAAACAACGCATGACCGATCCGAACGACTGGATGACGACGGACACCGATATTGCTTGCCTCGACCCCAACTGCGGGTCGCGTTTCCGGATCAGCCGGATTGGGACACGAACCTTCCGCCATTCCGAAACCACCGCCGTCAAGCGCGACAAGGACAAGACATGA
- a CDS encoding alpha/beta hydrolase, producing the protein MSDAIYRGHTKDELDQLYSQRHRIDGYDGYLKRWPAESAAARASLDTVLDVRYGPNDAETYDVFRAGPSAPVQVFVHGGYWYSQDKTVFESMAPAFVARGATLVSINYPLAPSVTMTDIVESCRTCLAHIFKNARTWGGDPSRLYVSGHSAGGHLAATLISTDWPGLDAALPDDMIKGAMPISGLYDLEPIRHLTMNETLGITEAEVQRLSPILAIPAAAGSMIMGVGTNEGAEFSRQQADYVDAWRAGGLTCEALNLEGLNHFSIVDDYSAAGGTLFEAACAQMGLSR; encoded by the coding sequence ATGAGCGATGCGATCTACCGGGGGCACACGAAGGACGAGCTGGACCAGCTCTACTCCCAGCGCCACCGAATCGACGGCTACGACGGATACTTGAAGCGTTGGCCTGCCGAAAGTGCTGCGGCCCGGGCGTCGTTGGATACGGTGTTGGATGTGCGCTACGGCCCGAACGACGCTGAGACCTACGATGTGTTTCGTGCAGGACCAAGTGCGCCGGTCCAGGTCTTTGTTCACGGCGGTTATTGGTACTCACAGGACAAAACGGTGTTCGAATCAATGGCGCCGGCGTTCGTGGCGCGCGGCGCAACCTTGGTCAGCATCAATTATCCGCTCGCTCCCTCCGTCACGATGACCGACATCGTCGAATCGTGCCGCACTTGCCTTGCACACATCTTCAAGAACGCGAGAACATGGGGCGGCGACCCCAGCCGGCTCTATGTTTCCGGCCACTCGGCCGGCGGACACCTCGCGGCAACGCTGATCTCCACAGATTGGCCGGGCTTGGACGCAGCCTTGCCGGACGACATGATCAAAGGCGCCATGCCTATCAGCGGTCTGTACGACCTCGAACCCATCCGCCACCTGACGATGAACGAAACCCTCGGGATCACCGAGGCGGAGGTTCAGCGGCTTTCGCCCATCCTGGCCATACCGGCAGCGGCGGGGTCGATGATCATGGGCGTCGGAACGAACGAGGGTGCCGAGTTCAGCCGCCAACAGGCCGACTATGTAGACGCCTGGCGGGCGGGGGGGCTGACCTGCGAGGCACTCAACCTCGAGGGCCTGAACCACTTTTCGATCGTCGACGACTATTCGGCTGCGGGCGGAACGCTTTTCGAGGCCGCTTGCGCCCAAATGGGACTGAGCCGATGA
- a CDS encoding aldo/keto reductase, with the protein MTVERFQVAPGYDISRLIKGGWHLAGGHGDVDRTQAIKDMAVFVEKGITTFDCADHYTGVEEMIGDFRESHPSLAPLVQVHTKFVPDYEKLGNVKRDYVERIIDRSIKRLKVERLDVVQYYWWDPDGRPGFVETGLMLKDLKDAGKIARIGATNFNTRQLKMLVDAGVPIATNQPQYSPVDRRPESHLIPYCMEQGIVQLCYGTLAGGFFSAGWLGKPEPFEPLGNRSLTKYKLIIEDFGGWSLFQELLGAMKTAADKHGVTVALVALRWTLDQPNVGAAIVGATSVRHVDENLKVFSFALDDEDNAAIRSVLARRQGPAGDCYDLERDKEGRHGSIMRYNQNALETPPA; encoded by the coding sequence ATGACCGTTGAACGCTTTCAAGTCGCACCGGGCTACGATATTTCGCGATTGATCAAGGGCGGCTGGCATCTCGCCGGCGGCCATGGCGATGTCGACCGCACCCAGGCGATCAAGGACATGGCAGTGTTTGTCGAAAAGGGGATCACGACCTTCGACTGCGCCGACCACTATACCGGCGTGGAAGAAATGATCGGAGACTTTCGCGAAAGCCACCCCAGCCTCGCGCCGCTGGTCCAGGTGCACACGAAATTTGTTCCGGATTACGAAAAGCTCGGCAACGTCAAACGCGACTATGTCGAGCGCATCATCGATCGCTCGATCAAGCGGCTCAAAGTCGAACGGTTGGATGTCGTCCAGTACTATTGGTGGGATCCGGACGGTAGGCCCGGCTTCGTCGAGACCGGATTGATGCTGAAAGATCTCAAGGACGCGGGCAAGATCGCGCGGATCGGCGCCACCAACTTCAATACCCGTCAGTTGAAGATGCTCGTCGATGCGGGCGTGCCCATCGCGACCAACCAGCCGCAATACTCGCCAGTCGACCGCCGGCCCGAGAGCCACCTGATCCCCTATTGTATGGAGCAGGGGATCGTTCAACTGTGCTATGGCACGTTGGCGGGCGGGTTCTTCTCCGCCGGTTGGCTAGGCAAGCCGGAACCGTTCGAGCCCCTCGGCAACCGCTCCCTGACCAAATACAAACTTATCATCGAGGATTTTGGAGGCTGGTCGCTGTTTCAAGAGTTGCTCGGAGCCATGAAAACCGCCGCGGACAAGCACGGCGTCACCGTTGCCCTTGTGGCGCTCCGTTGGACCCTAGATCAGCCGAATGTCGGCGCGGCTATCGTCGGCGCGACGTCGGTCCGTCATGTCGATGAAAACCTCAAGGTCTTTTCGTTTGCCCTCGACGATGAGGACAACGCAGCGATCCGATCGGTATTGGCGCGGAGGCAAGGTCCAGCTGGCGATTGCTACGATCTGGAGCGTGACAAAGAAGGCCGCCACGGCAGCATCATGCGCTACAACCAAAATGCGCTGGAGACGCCGCCGGCCTAG